TTCATCCAAGCCTCCTAGTTCATTAGCATTCCTTTAATTTCTGATTTCAGCTCAACTGTTAACACCAAACTCTATCCTTGCAGGCTCTTGGGGCGACGTATTTAAGGTGGCTGTCGTATTGTACATCATTGGCACATTAGTCTGGAACTTATTTGCAACTGGAGAGAAAATTCTGGACTAGGTATGCAAGAAAAGAGGAATAATAGTCTATAAAgcaaaaaaagataaaattacaaaaagatgGGAGTAGAGGAACACATTGCAGAGCTGAATTGGGTGGGAATAAAACAAGCCTAATATACCCCTTTTCACCTTCCTCTTACCAACTGGGCTCAGAGATGGTTGTTGCAGGTGACTTCTCCGGTTGGCTTTAAGAATCACTTTCTTAAGTTCTTACAAGTTAACTGTCTTTTTACTTACAttaatagatgttttcttttcaGACAAGGGTAATTTGCACCCTAGAATCTTGAACCTTTCTCTTCACTCTTGCTCTGCTTTAAAGTATGTATCATCTGTCTAAAAACACCTCAGATAAACCTCAACATCACTATAATAGATGATATTTACATCTACTTGGGCATTTCTGCTCCTGGTTTGGTTCTTTTCTCAGTTTCTTATTGCTTTTACCGATTGAGTTTTGGGTTGGTTGagatttgttgaatttttggtaAACTAGTCTTCACCTAATGGGATTTATTATCATACATGCGGCTTGCATGAGACTACTGTTGAGGAAGAAATTGCACAGGATTATTGAAAGGGTCTGGGTTCGGTACCCTGAAAAACCATCACCAATCAGAAGGTGCCATATGTGCAGTTTGGGGCTTGTTACTTTGTTCCCAAGTTTCATACATGTGGCTTTCTGATTCAACATTCAGATTTCTACGTACATGTTGAAATGCATTGCCAGATCtttattagaaatataaatgaaataaagaaacaaagaatTTTATAGGATtgtgaaatataaaatattggcTACAAAGGAACAGCTGTACGTATGAGAGGATTCGAGGAACACTACCCTCGTGTTCTTTAAGAATCAAGCGTAATTGGGCCTTAATAACTGTTGGGCTACTGCAGTATATCCGTCAGCCCACAAGTACAGCCCAAAACAACCTCTCAAGTAACACCGAGCCGCACGCCGCCACCCCCAACAACAACCGAACCACTGGCTTGACAGTTACCGTTACATTTAACTCTAACAGCTTCCTCGCCACACACCTCACTTGCTTTCTCGTTCCTAACGCCGTCCACAACTGCCGTTAAATCCCTTTCATGCACGTTAACCTTGAGCCCATACTTCATGAACAACGTCAGCGACATCTTCTGCTCCACCCGGTGGCCGGAAACCACCGCGAGGCGGTGGCGCAGCAACACCGACGCGGCTATGGACTTCATTTGCAAGTAAGCCAAGTCCTTCCCCAAACAAATCCTCGGCCCCGCATTGAACGCCACAAACTTGTATTGGTCGTGCAGTATGAATCGCTGGCAGTCGGCCGATAGCCACCTCTCAGGCCTGAACTCGGGCCAGTCTTCACCCCACGTGGATTTCATCCTACCCGATGAATATACTGAGTACGTGATTGATGATCCCGCCGGGACGAAAGTGCCGTCCGGTAATATGTCGTCGGCGACAACATGCTTTGAATCCTCCGGCACCGACGGGTAGAGCCGGAGAGTTTCGGAGAGTGCGGCTTTGAGGTATATCAAACGGTCCAGCTCTTCAAACTCTAACGGCTCATCAACCCACTTTGACGTGTCGCTGCCACGTGTCCCCATCAGAACAGTGCAGATTTCGTGTAGGATTTTCTTTTCGACAGTTGGGTTCTGGGTTACCAACCAGAAGAACCAGCTTAGGGCGACTGATGACGTGTCACGTCCAGCTAGGATGAAGTTGAGTGCCACGTGTTGGAGGAAGGAGTCTGAGTAGGATTCCTTTTTCTTCATAAATCTTGAGAGCAAGTCGTCGTGGGGGTTTCCGTCTTTTTGCTGACTCAGCAGCTCCACCTTACGTGTATTGATGACTTTGGACAGGTAATTCTCCACGTGTACAATGCTTCGGCTCAAGCTGACCTCCATGCCCAACCCAAGCCACTTCTTCAGCTTCCACATAACCTCAGGCAAAATAAATCGCTGGAGGGTGGCTTCGGTGGCTCGGTCAAAAGCAGAGGCGAAGCTGTTTTCAGGGAGGCCTGGAGCTAGGGTTTGCGGGTCCATCCCAAACGTCAAGCCGCAAATGTTATCGAACGTGATCCGAAGCAAAAGGTCCTGAAGATCAACTGGCCTGGCTTCTAGCTGAGCCGCCCTGAGAATGGGGCAGAACCTGTGCTTGATGGCTCGACTGACCCAGCGAGCCATGGCCTGACGCAGCGTCCGGGTGGTAAATTCCAGTGCGGCGGTCTTCCTCTGAAACAGCCAGGTGTCGCCATCAGAATTGAAGATCCCTTCCCCGAGCAGATCATGAAATACAGCTTGCCACGTGGGACCCTTAGGGTAATTATCGAACCGGGTCTTCAATATATGCTCCAGATTCTTTGGGTCGCATGTGACCGTCACGAGCCCTTGCTTTCGCGCCAAGAAAGGGACGGCACAGATGCATGTTTGGTACGTGCCGCCACACGCGCGTAGATTTTCAGCGATCCATTCATGCATGCGTTCACTGTTCTCGATCAAGCCTGGTAAGCTGCCCAATAAAGGCCAGACACGTGGACCCCTCAACGAGCGTGAGATGAAGGTGAACCACAGCAGATAAGCAGTGATGGCCATAAAAAACAGCGAAGCCCAAAACACGTCCATTTTCCCGAGAAAAAAAAACCGCACTTTCCTCAGAAAACACCTGAATCTCCAAAAACGTACCTTAGAAGACTCCAGTAGAAAAAACCCAGATGGTATTTCTCATCAACAATGGTGGGTCACTGCTTAAACCTAGCTTTTCAGGGCTTCAACACAACCCCATTGTAGGaaaaaccaaagctttgaaTAACTGATTaccaagagaaagaagaagtgAACTGAGAGAGTATGACTAGTAGAAATGGAGAAGAAGGGATTTATAGGCGAAGCAGCGTTGACAAGCAATTACTAAGGCCAGTCTGTTTCTTGAATTTCACCATCTCACACTCAAGCCTCATGCACAcatagaaagagaaagagagagcgagagagcaGCATTAATGCAGTGGGAGGTCGTTGACAATAAAAAGGTAAAACCCCACTCAGCAAAAGCCTCTGTCTATCTCTCTCTTCACACCTAATTTTTCAGGGAAAAGAGCTGGGTTTTAATAGGAGGCATTGAATGAGGAGAAATAAATGAGATTGGTTGAGGAAATGAGGACACATAGATCCaccaaaatttttttgaaagaagaGATGGCAATGCTAAGGAAGATGAACTGGAGTTGAGTTTTCACTCAATTATTTGCATTTTCTCGGTAGCTGGTGgttttataataatatgttaAATGAAGATGCATGGAGTTCATCATGTGACTGGTTAGGGTTGGGTGAGCCACCCACCAACTATTTATAACTGATGCCTTAATGTGAGAATTCGTCTTTATCCTTTTCACTCCAAACTCAGTCAATAATTTTCTCTGTTTCTACATCATCAGTTTTTAACCActtctatgtatatatatatatataatatatttacatgTAAGCGTATATCAGATAGGGTTTGGCCATGCCACAATTTGGGTATTGTATTGAAAAATAACAATGGAGCATAAAACCGCACTATAAGTATCCACTCAAGTTTTATTGCTTTGCATTTACATCCTCGTCCAACAACTCAGATTTTAGTATGCAATTCAATGATTCGGATCACTTGTTTAAACCCTATGTATTTATACCTTGTTCAACAACTCGGATTTTACTATCAGATGTTTGGTATACTAAACGGAGCATAACATTCTTCATCTGGATAGCCTGTATGGTTgttgttgtcattttttttttttttttttttgtcatggaACTTTTAACTTCaattgttaaattttaatatatagtaTGCTTTCTTCTAAATTCGGTCCGAAGTCTTATGGCTGAGTTTAGCTGGAGATTATATCTCGTGTCCCACAGCACCAACCCCAGCCCACATAATTAGAAAGTACGATGGAATGTAATGTAATGTAGGTGGtcaaacataatatatatatatatgtaattagTTCACCAATTATTCAACTACTattattgaagatgaaaatatcatGACCAAGTAATAacgataaaataaataagataattcCATCTCATCTcactatatataaatatatattggtttttatttggaattttgaagaaatttaaaaaatcttgggacaaatttaatttttaaaaactgaacAACCGTAATTAAAGTGAAAAGAGTATTATGTAATCATGCAAACTGCAAAATGCAAAGTGCAAAggtaaggtggtgtttgttttttggctgaataaaaaaaatcaaaatatttgattttttttattcaactaaaaataacttgttgacatcattcaacataattaaactaaaaacaaaattttcatgtcaatgCATTACATTTTGACCCAATTTTTCTAGAGGTTTCCGTGGAGCAATAAGGAAAATAACAGAGCAACATATACGGGAAGTTTGCTTTATTTATATTACtctgatatttatttattttatgcattggAAGACATATTTACATCCTAAAAGGTACTTCGGAAAAGTTGTAGAAAGGGAGAAAGACAACGGGAAAAAGTATCATAAGAAAAGTGTGAATTGATaagttttttaagaaaaactttttcaaattgataccatcaatttatatttgaattaaaaacaaattaaattcttaatgatgaaaaaattaaaccaaattaaGTTGTGTACACACTAATTTATACCTTTAAATCCAATTGGATTTTAAAATCATCTTAGGTTTAAAGTtcaagataaatttaaaatttttaacctaaaataCAAGGAacgtgtttaaaaattaatttaatgacaGTCTAATAATAACACAAAAAGGAACACTAGCCATGGTTCCGTCCATATATTAGGTTGGGTTGATCGTTGTGATTGGGGGTTGAATCAATTTTACCAATGTTTAGTCCACCAAGAAAGAATCATCCACACTTTTCCTCTTGATTGAGAAATAGGGATGACCATAATCCCAACCCACCTCACCCCTCCAGTTAGAAAATAGCCACTTACATCAAATGTAGGCTGAGTTtagcttttaaaagaaaaagggagcAAGATGAAGACGCGCAACTCATAAATTTATTGGAGAGccgaaattttaaataaatctaccATATCTAAATTAATTATGTACTCGCCACTCCAATATCCTAATCTTCATTATATCATAAAtgtaaatcaaatatataaaataaaaacatccaTTTTTATGGCATgtccttttatatttaatgaaactTTTAATATACCAATATCTTGTTTTATTATGCCAGGCCTAGGCATGGTAGGATTTGATACCCAAGGGTTGGACTGAAGGGCCCCAAGCCAAGAATGAATCGAGTCTGCTCGGGCCTCAACCTCATCCATGCCAGGTATGAGCCATGTACAAACATATATTACAACTGAGGCCCTCCTACCAACAGACCATGACCAAATAGCAAAATTTAAGGCCCAAATGTACAGTTGTGTAAATTATATAAACTCCTAATCTTTAACCATTCTTAAGACGTGAAAGGCCAACCCACCACCAACATAATAGTAGCATAACAATAAGCAAACTTAAAATATGTAGCTTTGTAAAGCTTTGTCACAAGAAAAATAGGTGATCCACACAATAACAAACTAACATACCATCATCCTGACGCCCATTCTCTTTTTCGTCATCATCTTAACGGTTTCCTGAGGTGCTGCTGCCTCTGATAAAAGAACCCCGGCGGTTCCCACCCACTATCACATCCTTTAATCGAATTATCGGCCCCAACATCCTGCCCATTTTCTGCAATATACAGTGGTAAACAGAATGCAGACATTAGCAGATGAAAAAGAGGAATGAAATAAGGGAGtgataaagaaaatatcaatatcTGAAATGTTATTGATTTGAGTTTCATAAGCATGGTGTCGAGTAAATTTACAAAAAGCAACTCTACTAACTCGCTGAGAGGTGACATCGATTTGTGATTTGTAAGTTTGGACGAGGCCTAAACCAATTCTGTTCTCTTTGAAGGAAATAGGCTATGTCACCCTTTTCCAGCTCACAGTGAGGATACAATTCAATGAGAAAAAGCATAATTGTGCAACTAGTAGGTGGCATTTCATTACAATGGAATGGAAGCTGATATAAGCTGAATGACAGATAATTACGGAAAAATGGATCAGAAGCATAAGAATATAGCAGGTAGATGGCATTAATTACTATAAAAATGCAACTCATAAAGACATCAGAATCTGACAACAACTGCACTTGAGgtctggctcaagtggtaaagggttgggaagggtttgtgggaggttctaaGTTCAGGTCCCAGCAGAGACAGAAATTTACCgataaaggggaaaaaaaggacaACGACTGATTATAAAAATGCATACATCGAGTTGTATTGCACTTCTACTCCTGCATGTACAAGAAGATAGATGCACTATATGATAATGTCAAATCCTAGTGATAAAAATAATCGACATAAAtgtttcttgtttattttgttatccgatgaaacaaaaaacaaaaatctatttcatCATCATTGCCATTCAGATTCTTTGATCACAAGTGAACCTAACAAAAGAACAAACACTTGCTACTTCAAAAGTGAATAATTTTGctgaaacttcaaaaaaaatttcaacaccATTAGCTGAGTTGGATCACATAAAGATACTGAACTCAAtgctaaaaaaatagaaaagttaaGCTGGAAAAGTCTgaaatatatatgcatatatatcttGAGTCAACTGTAATCTCGAATCTCCAatcttaaaaattgaaacaaaccCAGAACTGAGTACCTTTTAAATGTAAAGCCTATAATGAAAAAGCAGAAAATGATTCAAGCCAAATTGGAAGatcatataaacataatgaagCAACCGATCCGCCTCCAATTATTCTTTCAGTTGGTGTCCTTTGTGCCCTCctccccctctttttttttttttttttttttaccaaaagtTCAATTTCAGCTGATGAGCAAGAGCACGTCAAGGCcctttttattcttcttcttcttcaattttttcaaatgtttAAATTCATCTAATGAGCAAGAGCCCATCAAGTGCCCCATAATTCAAATTCTCAGCTAACTTAAAATCATCTAAGAGATCTGCACTCTAGAGGATGATCCAACAATCAGTGGTAGGGGGTGACAATGAACAATGCTCAGTGAAGGTAGATAACCTTATGGAAAAGGATGATCAGGCAGGGGACAAATCCATTGTTGCATGCTTTGATCTTCAGTAATCTCTACACTCCCAAATTTTCTCTCATGACTGAGCTTTTCTGAATTCCTtaaatctaaaatatgctctgaaataatttagaaataaaaaattgcaatacctttatttttttaaattatgttgttaaaatatgaaaatagaaagtaaaattggataacaaaatttataactgaGCCTATTTGGGAATTGTTTTACAAACTCAAAAATACGTTTGacaattttttgacaaaaaacaactttttgaaaatttgttctaaaaacaaGGTGTTTtctaataacatatttaattgttttaagttgttttcacttgttttctagaggtttttttttttaaaaaaaaattatacaaatatgaagaattattgaaaataaaacattacaaataaaagttattttaaagaaatatttggaaacaCAGAAAACTTGTTGAAAATATTCCAAATCTTCAAATAGACTTGTGTTATagaaaacattagaaaattatttttgaaaactgttctcaGTAActgtttttttataactatttttgaaaactattctcaagAATTATTTTATGAGAACTGTTTTTGGAAACGTTCCCAAACATGACATCATTATCCACAGATCTTTTATTGACTGGGAACAAAAATGGATCTCTCCCAACAACAAATACTCCATGACattacttatatataaaaaaatatatctccaTGACAGAAGTCCTAATCTGCAATATCCAGCAGATCACAACTAAGGCAACATTGACAATTATCCAAACTGCCAAAGACTCAAATGATCCTTGAGAAGAGCAGATAACTATGGCAGGATTAAATGATCTCAATCAACAAAATCTGCCCACCGCCTTGGGTTAAATCTTCAAACACAAGAACTAAATGTGCTGGTGCCAACCTATGGCCTGAACCATGAAAGCAtgaattcattatattttttgcCTGATATACACACCCATAGGGGGAAATGAAATTACAGAGATCAGAGAGGTTGACAACTACACTCTGATGTCAAAGGCTTGGACCCATTTAATCACAAAAGTTCAGCATGTATTATGCCCCTTTTCATAAGCAAGAACAATCAAAACATAAATCTCATTTCTTACAGCATCTTATCAGCAGCCAACCAATCTACATTGATATCATGGCATGCTAATATAACCAAAAACTAGTCCTGTATGGCTGAAAATATATCAAGACCGCATTTTCTCTGCATAACACATGTTCAAAATTTTTCTTGCAGCTTTCTGACTCATAAATTACACACAAAAGGgatagttttgaaattgaagacAAATCTCAAG
The sequence above is drawn from the Vitis riparia cultivar Riparia Gloire de Montpellier isolate 1030 chromosome 15, EGFV_Vit.rip_1.0, whole genome shotgun sequence genome and encodes:
- the LOC117931594 gene encoding cytochrome P450 86A8, producing the protein MDVFWASLFFMAITAYLLWFTFISRSLRGPRVWPLLGSLPGLIENSERMHEWIAENLRACGGTYQTCICAVPFLARKQGLVTVTCDPKNLEHILKTRFDNYPKGPTWQAVFHDLLGEGIFNSDGDTWLFQRKTAALEFTTRTLRQAMARWVSRAIKHRFCPILRAAQLEARPVDLQDLLLRITFDNICGLTFGMDPQTLAPGLPENSFASAFDRATEATLQRFILPEVMWKLKKWLGLGMEVSLSRSIVHVENYLSKVINTRKVELLSQQKDGNPHDDLLSRFMKKKESYSDSFLQHVALNFILAGRDTSSVALSWFFWLVTQNPTVEKKILHEICTVLMGTRGSDTSKWVDEPLEFEELDRLIYLKAALSETLRLYPSVPEDSKHVVADDILPDGTFVPAGSSITYSVYSSGRMKSTWGEDWPEFRPERWLSADCQRFILHDQYKFVAFNAGPRICLGKDLAYLQMKSIAASVLLRHRLAVVSGHRVEQKMSLTLFMKYGLKVNVHERDLTAVVDGVRNEKASEVCGEEAVRVKCNGNCQASGSVVVGGGGVRLGVT